Proteins from a single region of Acipenser ruthenus chromosome 31, fAciRut3.2 maternal haplotype, whole genome shotgun sequence:
- the LOC117396891 gene encoding tetratricopeptide repeat protein 16 isoform X1, giving the protein MGDQMDLATEGGRKEGSRATEEVSDGSMFSTAVSEEQLEEAREKSRRRLFGSSRIFELEEDKKDRLELCGRSIIELRAAEHYGRGVEAVSKADWERAVHFFTKTINLQPQQTRLYVCRAEAYLQLCDFQSAALNYRKASALEPQSEAFHLRLAFIFYLQGQCLFDHGRHLDALESFAKAAELRPDYRPYHMRSLACLAAIGRHSDCLLLVSKRIETEMDDPELYILRARLHKHFNQLTICYHDVKAALALAPDIPEGRSLLMELEGSAEQARRLALSRAVAGNLQEALQKINTALENNPEEVQYYLFRGTLYRRLKDFNTAIDDFILALDRSGGEEGRSVQAEAQRQLLLTYNDFAVHCFTRGFYEEAVMLLNKAIGMEKREKGLYINRGDCFFKQRELEFALADYQQAEELDPLDRSIKIRFAVVYSTMGQRDYESGSKYIEALENFSRAIQYNPGVSQYYEYRAKARQKLNEEHGARQDIIMSLLLDPSNDQAVPLLSRLYPGCTVTDILSSEAGEMAKMKLDVSLQACGLYEDPSSFKRDPHKPPPKHEKPSEEPADAADTENSIAPCIGDTDLYHEIMRSKIKINRAVKCALQERRSLRSDGPRVSALARPASAEPPQDADRPYRWKKFNTAVGLQFR; this is encoded by the exons ATGGGAGATCAGATGGATTTAGCAACTGAGGGAGGGAGGAAAGAAGGCTCAAGAGCTACAGAAGAG GTCAGCGATGGCAGCATGTTTTCTACTGCGGTCTCAGAGGAACAGTTGGAGGAGGCACGAGAGAAATCCCGGAGACGGCTTTTTGGGTCCAGCCGCATCTTTGAATTAGAAGAGGACAAGAAAGACCGGTTGGAGCTGTGCGGGAGGTCCATCATTGAACTCCGTGCTGCAGAGCA CTATGGGAGGGGTGTGGAGGCAGTGTCCAAGGCAGATTGGGAGAGGGCTGTGCACTTTTTCACCAAAACCATTAATTTGCAGCCCCAGCAG ACAAGGCTGTACGTGTGCAGAGCTGAAGCCTACCTGCAACTGTGTGACTTCCAGTCCGCTGCCTTGAACTACAGGAAGGCGTCTGCTCTCGAGCCACAATCTGAGGCCTTCCACCTACGCCTTGCATTCATCTTCTACCTGCAG GGTCAGTGCCTATTTGACCATGGCAGGCATCTAGATGCACTGGAGTCCTTTGCCAAGGCTGCAGAACTGAGACCTGACTACCGCCCGTACCACATGAGGAG CTTGGCCTGTCTGGCAGCGATTGGCCGACATAGTGACTGTCTGCTTTTGGTGAGCAAGCGGATAGAAACAGAAATGGATGACCCTGAGCTGTACATTCTGCGTGCAAGGCTGCACAAACACTTCAACCAG TTGACCATTTGTTACCACGATGTGAAGGCAGCGCTGGCGCTGGCCCCAGACATACCAGAGGGACGGTCTCTGCTGATGGAACTGGAAGGCAGTGCAGAGCAAGCACGGAGGCTGGCACTGAGCAGGGCTGTGGCAGGGAACCTCCAGGAAGCCCTGCAAAAGATCAACACTGCCCTAGAGAACAACCCTGAGGAGGTCCAGTACTACCTCTTCAG agggACCCTGTACCGGAGGCTAAAGGACTTCAACACTGCGATCGATGACTTCATCCTGGCTCTGGATCGGAGTGGGGGTGAGGAGGGGAGATCCGTGCAGGCTGAGGCccagaggcagctgctgctgaCCTACAATGATTTTGCAGTGCACTGCTTCACCCGTGGCTTCTATGAGGAGGCAGTGATGCTGCTCAACAAGGCCATCGGGATGGAGAAGCGCGAGAAGGGCCTCTACATTAACAGAGGGG ACTGTTTCTTCAAACAGCGAGAGCTGGAGTTTGCCCTGGCTGATTATCAGCAAGCCGAGGAGCTGGACCCATTGGACCGGAGTATTAAGATCCGCTTCGCAGTGGTATACAGTACTATGGGGCAGAGGGACTACGAGAGTGGAAG taaatacaTTGAAGCCTTGGAAAACTTCTCCCGTGCTATCCAGTACAATCCCGGTGTGTCTCAATATTATGAGTATCGGGCCAAGGCTCGCCAGAAGCTTAACGAGGAGCATGGGGCACGGCAGGACATCATAATGTCGCTGCTACTGGACCCCAGCAATGACCAG GCTGTGCCTCTGCTTTCTCGGCTCTACCCTGGGTGCACTGTCACAGATATTCTATCCAGTGAGGCTGGGGAGATGGCCAAAATGAAGCTGGATGTCAGCCTCCAAGCCTGTGGCCTGTATGAAGATCCCTCAAG TTTTAAAAGGGACCCCCACAAACCACCGCCAAAACATGAGAAACCAAGTGAAGAGCCTGCTGACGCAGCGGACACCGAGAATAGCATCGCACCGTGCATTGGAGATACCGACCTATATCATGAAATTATGAGGAGTAAAATTAAG ATAAACCGAGCTGTTAAGTGTGCACTTCAGGAGCGCCGCTCCCTGCGTTCCGATGGCCCCAGGGTGTCTGCTCTGGCCCGGCCAGCCTCTGCGGAGCCCCCACAGGATGCAGACAGGCCCTACCGCTGGAAGAAGTTTAACACTGCCGTAGGGCTGCAGTTCAGATAA
- the LOC117396891 gene encoding tetratricopeptide repeat protein 16 isoform X2, protein MFSTAVSEEQLEEAREKSRRRLFGSSRIFELEEDKKDRLELCGRSIIELRAAEHYGRGVEAVSKADWERAVHFFTKTINLQPQQTRLYVCRAEAYLQLCDFQSAALNYRKASALEPQSEAFHLRLAFIFYLQGQCLFDHGRHLDALESFAKAAELRPDYRPYHMRSLACLAAIGRHSDCLLLVSKRIETEMDDPELYILRARLHKHFNQLTICYHDVKAALALAPDIPEGRSLLMELEGSAEQARRLALSRAVAGNLQEALQKINTALENNPEEVQYYLFRGTLYRRLKDFNTAIDDFILALDRSGGEEGRSVQAEAQRQLLLTYNDFAVHCFTRGFYEEAVMLLNKAIGMEKREKGLYINRGDCFFKQRELEFALADYQQAEELDPLDRSIKIRFAVVYSTMGQRDYESGSKYIEALENFSRAIQYNPGVSQYYEYRAKARQKLNEEHGARQDIIMSLLLDPSNDQAVPLLSRLYPGCTVTDILSSEAGEMAKMKLDVSLQACGLYEDPSSFKRDPHKPPPKHEKPSEEPADAADTENSIAPCIGDTDLYHEIMRSKIKINRAVKCALQERRSLRSDGPRVSALARPASAEPPQDADRPYRWKKFNTAVGLQFR, encoded by the exons ATGTTTTCTACTGCGGTCTCAGAGGAACAGTTGGAGGAGGCACGAGAGAAATCCCGGAGACGGCTTTTTGGGTCCAGCCGCATCTTTGAATTAGAAGAGGACAAGAAAGACCGGTTGGAGCTGTGCGGGAGGTCCATCATTGAACTCCGTGCTGCAGAGCA CTATGGGAGGGGTGTGGAGGCAGTGTCCAAGGCAGATTGGGAGAGGGCTGTGCACTTTTTCACCAAAACCATTAATTTGCAGCCCCAGCAG ACAAGGCTGTACGTGTGCAGAGCTGAAGCCTACCTGCAACTGTGTGACTTCCAGTCCGCTGCCTTGAACTACAGGAAGGCGTCTGCTCTCGAGCCACAATCTGAGGCCTTCCACCTACGCCTTGCATTCATCTTCTACCTGCAG GGTCAGTGCCTATTTGACCATGGCAGGCATCTAGATGCACTGGAGTCCTTTGCCAAGGCTGCAGAACTGAGACCTGACTACCGCCCGTACCACATGAGGAG CTTGGCCTGTCTGGCAGCGATTGGCCGACATAGTGACTGTCTGCTTTTGGTGAGCAAGCGGATAGAAACAGAAATGGATGACCCTGAGCTGTACATTCTGCGTGCAAGGCTGCACAAACACTTCAACCAG TTGACCATTTGTTACCACGATGTGAAGGCAGCGCTGGCGCTGGCCCCAGACATACCAGAGGGACGGTCTCTGCTGATGGAACTGGAAGGCAGTGCAGAGCAAGCACGGAGGCTGGCACTGAGCAGGGCTGTGGCAGGGAACCTCCAGGAAGCCCTGCAAAAGATCAACACTGCCCTAGAGAACAACCCTGAGGAGGTCCAGTACTACCTCTTCAG agggACCCTGTACCGGAGGCTAAAGGACTTCAACACTGCGATCGATGACTTCATCCTGGCTCTGGATCGGAGTGGGGGTGAGGAGGGGAGATCCGTGCAGGCTGAGGCccagaggcagctgctgctgaCCTACAATGATTTTGCAGTGCACTGCTTCACCCGTGGCTTCTATGAGGAGGCAGTGATGCTGCTCAACAAGGCCATCGGGATGGAGAAGCGCGAGAAGGGCCTCTACATTAACAGAGGGG ACTGTTTCTTCAAACAGCGAGAGCTGGAGTTTGCCCTGGCTGATTATCAGCAAGCCGAGGAGCTGGACCCATTGGACCGGAGTATTAAGATCCGCTTCGCAGTGGTATACAGTACTATGGGGCAGAGGGACTACGAGAGTGGAAG taaatacaTTGAAGCCTTGGAAAACTTCTCCCGTGCTATCCAGTACAATCCCGGTGTGTCTCAATATTATGAGTATCGGGCCAAGGCTCGCCAGAAGCTTAACGAGGAGCATGGGGCACGGCAGGACATCATAATGTCGCTGCTACTGGACCCCAGCAATGACCAG GCTGTGCCTCTGCTTTCTCGGCTCTACCCTGGGTGCACTGTCACAGATATTCTATCCAGTGAGGCTGGGGAGATGGCCAAAATGAAGCTGGATGTCAGCCTCCAAGCCTGTGGCCTGTATGAAGATCCCTCAAG TTTTAAAAGGGACCCCCACAAACCACCGCCAAAACATGAGAAACCAAGTGAAGAGCCTGCTGACGCAGCGGACACCGAGAATAGCATCGCACCGTGCATTGGAGATACCGACCTATATCATGAAATTATGAGGAGTAAAATTAAG ATAAACCGAGCTGTTAAGTGTGCACTTCAGGAGCGCCGCTCCCTGCGTTCCGATGGCCCCAGGGTGTCTGCTCTGGCCCGGCCAGCCTCTGCGGAGCCCCCACAGGATGCAGACAGGCCCTACCGCTGGAAGAAGTTTAACACTGCCGTAGGGCTGCAGTTCAGATAA